One window of Nicotiana tomentosiformis chromosome 11, ASM39032v3, whole genome shotgun sequence genomic DNA carries:
- the LOC138901000 gene encoding uncharacterized protein produces MGVAEMSGVSFTTFQLRGAAYQWWRAYELSSPEEAASLTWTQFSYMFLREYVPQSLRDICRVEFEQLHQGVMTVSEYTVCFSDLAQHAPNLVATVRERVHRFIERLHPSIRISMARELEMDISY; encoded by the coding sequence atgggcgtagcagagatgagtggggtttcctttaccaccttccagcttagaggagcagcctatcagtggtggcgtgcttatgagttgagtagtccggaggAGGCAGcctcacttacatggactcagttctcgtacatgtttttgagagagtatgtccctcagagccttaggGACATATgtcgcgtggagtttgagcagctgcaccagggtgttatgactgtgtcagagtatacagtatgtttcagtgatttggcccaacatgcaccaaacttggttgccacagttcgggAGAGGGTTCATCGCTTTATTGAGAgactccaccccagcatccggatcagtatggccagggagttggagatggatatttcttattag